A genome region from Hymenobacter tibetensis includes the following:
- a CDS encoding immunity 51 family protein, whose amino-acid sequence MSSINFKETISPFFWSESDNSASVCLTVGDYRNELFKTRAKEGFEGSGYDWASLAKVFLEEKQPELAGVVKFDPEGSMYCAYSSDKEALKQFAIAFKTAVEDEVLIHDLFSRAELD is encoded by the coding sequence ATGAGTAGCATCAACTTCAAGGAAACCATCAGTCCCTTCTTCTGGTCGGAAAGCGACAACAGCGCGTCTGTATGCCTGACGGTTGGTGACTACCGGAATGAGCTCTTCAAGACAAGAGCAAAGGAGGGCTTTGAAGGCAGCGGGTATGATTGGGCGTCTTTGGCCAAAGTGTTCTTAGAAGAGAAACAGCCGGAGCTTGCTGGCGTAGTGAAGTTTGATCCGGAAGGCAGCATGTATTGCGCCTATTCATCAGACAAAGAGGCGCTGAAGCAGTTCGCTATTGCCTTCAAAACAGCCGTTGAAGATGAAGTGCTGATACATGATCTGTTTTCTCGAGCAGAACTAGACTAA
- a CDS encoding aminotransferase class I/II-fold pyridoxal phosphate-dependent enzyme, with amino-acid sequence MPNSPLHQRLAQQLAQRETTGTRRRLTQSAAGLVDFSSNDYLGLSRHAALQAAVQQATSEAAGSTGSRLLTGNSAATEALETHLAQFHRAEAALLFNSGYAANMGFFSAVPRRGDTILYDDASHASVKDGIRSSFATAWSFRHNDLTDLERRLARATGAVFVAVESLYSMDGDMAPLAELAIFCRDRGLYLVVDEAHSNGIYGPAGEGLVGALGLEADVFARILTFGKALGSQGAAVVGPTVLRDYLLNFSRPFIYTTALPPLTITGLTAAYQLLPTLVAERKELFALSEYLKATLNTVPGLHVPLESHIIHPVFFPDSPGPEAVRRIAAAAQQAGFDVRPIVSPTVPAGTERLRLIVHSSNTREEINGLAAVLEQASIG; translated from the coding sequence ATGCCTAACTCTCCCCTCCACCAACGTCTTGCCCAGCAGCTCGCCCAGCGCGAAACCACCGGCACGCGCCGCCGCCTCACGCAATCAGCGGCCGGGCTGGTGGATTTCAGTTCCAACGACTACCTCGGGCTCAGCCGCCACGCAGCGCTTCAAGCCGCCGTACAGCAAGCCACTTCCGAAGCGGCGGGCAGCACCGGCTCCCGGCTGCTCACCGGCAACTCCGCCGCCACAGAAGCTTTAGAAACCCATTTGGCGCAGTTTCACCGGGCCGAAGCGGCGTTGCTATTCAACTCTGGCTACGCAGCCAACATGGGCTTCTTCTCCGCCGTACCCCGTCGCGGCGACACCATTCTTTATGACGATGCCTCCCATGCTTCCGTGAAAGATGGCATCCGGAGCAGCTTCGCCACGGCCTGGAGCTTCCGCCACAACGATTTGACCGACTTGGAACGGCGGCTAGCCCGCGCCACCGGGGCGGTATTTGTGGCCGTAGAATCGTTGTACTCCATGGACGGCGACATGGCGCCGCTGGCTGAATTGGCTATATTCTGTCGGGACCGAGGCCTTTACCTTGTAGTAGATGAAGCCCACAGCAATGGCATATACGGGCCGGCCGGCGAAGGACTTGTAGGTGCCTTAGGATTGGAAGCCGACGTATTTGCCCGCATCCTCACCTTCGGCAAAGCCCTAGGCAGCCAAGGTGCCGCCGTGGTTGGCCCCACCGTGTTGCGCGACTATCTACTGAACTTCAGCCGTCCTTTCATCTACACCACGGCCCTCCCGCCGCTCACAATAACTGGCTTAACGGCAGCCTACCAGCTGTTGCCCACTCTAGTAGCGGAGCGGAAGGAGCTATTCGCGCTTTCTGAGTATTTGAAGGCTACGCTCAATACCGTACCTGGCCTGCACGTGCCGCTGGAAAGCCACATCATCCACCCAGTCTTCTTCCCTGATAGTCCGGGCCCCGAAGCAGTTCGCCGCATAGCCGCTGCCGCCCAGCAAGCCGGCTTCGACGTGCGCCCCATCGTGTCGCCGACAGTGCCGGCGGGTACGGAGCGGCTGCGGCTTATTGTGCACAGCTCCAACACACGAGAGGAAATTAACGGGTTGGCGGCGGTGTTAGAGCAGGCAAGTATCGGTTGA
- a CDS encoding WD40/YVTN/BNR-like repeat-containing protein: MRFLAFISGLLLLAAGACQKKEVAPEQPVARVTATLPFENDDIRLRVVGNTVPNYSRDLHFFDQTTGLVSTGDGKIYRTTDQGSSWTLVYSAPSSDVYLNQILFTSRTTGYVVGGNTSCNGNGCVPPGGLVLKTTDGGSTWAIAYRKANLEFVSLAVNATGGLFAAANGAESGIWRSNDAGATWTRTENVANSMSKVVFNGTSGFYTGGGSRIARSTDDGSSWPYAATLTYNYVNDMAFSGGTGYHLKGYGPALRSTDNGTSWEEVLLASGPVYKINALTATSCLIWGGGPYTGGDFGVYQGAVRQTKDGGQHWSDIELSGIYMITVANFYSTQEGYAVSGSKLISVTVK, translated from the coding sequence ATGAGATTTCTTGCCTTCATATCTGGTTTGCTACTACTGGCGGCTGGCGCATGCCAGAAAAAAGAAGTAGCTCCAGAGCAACCCGTGGCTCGGGTTACTGCCACGCTGCCCTTCGAAAACGACGATATTCGCCTTCGTGTGGTTGGTAATACTGTACCAAATTACAGCCGAGACCTGCATTTCTTCGATCAGACGACAGGGCTAGTTAGTACTGGCGATGGGAAAATCTACCGAACTACCGACCAGGGAAGCAGTTGGACATTGGTGTACAGCGCCCCTAGCTCCGACGTATACCTCAACCAAATTTTATTTACCAGCCGCACCACCGGCTACGTAGTGGGCGGCAATACCAGTTGCAACGGCAATGGGTGCGTGCCGCCCGGCGGGTTGGTGCTGAAAACTACTGATGGTGGTAGTACCTGGGCTATTGCTTACCGCAAGGCCAACCTCGAATTCGTTTCACTCGCTGTCAATGCTACGGGTGGCCTGTTTGCGGCTGCTAATGGCGCGGAGTCTGGCATTTGGCGGAGCAATGACGCTGGCGCCACCTGGACTCGTACTGAAAATGTTGCCAACAGCATGTCGAAGGTGGTTTTCAATGGCACGTCGGGCTTCTACACGGGGGGCGGTTCGCGCATCGCCCGTAGCACCGACGATGGTTCCAGCTGGCCTTACGCGGCAACCCTGACGTACAACTACGTCAATGACATGGCGTTCAGCGGCGGTACCGGCTACCACCTAAAAGGATACGGCCCTGCTCTGCGAAGCACCGACAACGGGACCAGTTGGGAGGAAGTGCTGTTGGCCTCCGGGCCAGTCTACAAAATCAACGCTCTCACGGCTACTTCCTGCCTGATATGGGGCGGTGGGCCGTACACTGGCGGCGACTTCGGTGTATATCAGGGTGCAGTCAGACAAACCAAAGACGGGGGACAGCACTGGTCGGATATCGAGTTAAGCGGCATCTATATGATTACTGTGGCAAACTTCTACTCCACCCAGGAGGGCTACGCTGTTAGCGGAAGCAAGCTGATCAGCGTGACCGTAAAGTAG
- the yiaA gene encoding inner membrane protein YiaA, with translation MNTKPSNAFIAASWVALLAGMAAFIVGLWNAHMALNEKGYYFTVLLYGLFSAVSLQKTVRDQMEGVPVTGIYYSLSWFSTLMSVALLVVGLWNATLALSEKGFYGMSFLLALFGAIAVQKNTRDSRTNSNPL, from the coding sequence ATGAACACCAAGCCCTCCAACGCATTCATTGCCGCCTCGTGGGTGGCGCTGCTAGCCGGAATGGCTGCCTTTATTGTTGGCCTATGGAACGCCCACATGGCGCTCAACGAAAAAGGCTACTACTTCACCGTGCTGCTATACGGTTTGTTCTCGGCAGTTTCGCTCCAAAAGACCGTGCGCGACCAAATGGAAGGCGTGCCGGTGACGGGCATCTACTACAGCCTGAGCTGGTTTTCCACTCTGATGTCGGTGGCCCTGCTAGTGGTAGGCCTCTGGAACGCCACCCTTGCGCTCAGCGAAAAAGGCTTCTATGGTATGTCGTTTTTGCTGGCACTGTTTGGGGCTATTGCCGTTCAGAAAAACACGCGGGACAGCCGTACCAACAGCAACCCGCTGTAA
- a CDS encoding sugar O-acetyltransferase gives MTPKQQMLAGELYQANDPELVAERLHAKTLCHRYNQEPVQLNKHVLAELLGYETDAHIEAPLRCDYGYNIKVGRNFYANYNLTILDCAPVTIGDNVFIAPNVLLSTAGHPVEVEPRITGWEYARPITIGDNVWIGGGVVILPGVTIGAGTTIGAGSVVTRDIPAGVVAVGNPCRVLRPAENQQNKA, from the coding sequence ATGACGCCCAAACAACAGATGCTGGCTGGTGAGCTATACCAGGCCAACGACCCCGAGCTGGTAGCGGAACGCCTGCACGCCAAGACCCTGTGCCACCGCTATAACCAGGAGCCCGTGCAGCTGAACAAGCACGTACTAGCCGAGTTGCTTGGCTATGAAACCGACGCCCACATCGAGGCCCCGTTGCGCTGCGACTATGGTTACAACATCAAAGTAGGCCGGAATTTCTACGCCAACTACAACCTCACCATCCTCGACTGTGCCCCCGTCACCATCGGCGACAACGTGTTCATCGCGCCCAATGTGCTGCTTAGCACCGCCGGCCACCCCGTAGAGGTGGAACCACGCATAACCGGCTGGGAATACGCCCGCCCCATCACCATCGGCGACAACGTGTGGATAGGTGGTGGAGTAGTTATACTGCCCGGCGTAACGATTGGCGCGGGCACCACCATCGGGGCCGGTAGCGTAGTCACGCGCGACATTCCAGCTGGGGTGGTGGCCGTCGGGAATCCGTGCCGAGTGCTGCGGCCGGCAGAGAACCAGCAAAACAAGGCGTAA
- the rluF gene encoding 23S rRNA pseudouridine(2604) synthase RluF, with amino-acid sequence MSTRLNKYISESGFCSRREADKFIEQGRVFVNGKRAEVGVQVGARDKVVVNGHAIEPRAEEDAVYIAFNKPPGVTSTTERGVKGNIIDYIKHSVRIFPIGRLDKESQGLILLTSNGDIVNKILRAGNRHEKEYIVMVDKPITDQFIEAMANGVSILGVMTQKCEVKKETNYIFRITLIQGMNRQIRRMCEAFGYEVVQLERIRVMNINIKGIGIGDWRELTEKELKELFGMIEHSSGTDDGSVPRRRKTVSTAEQWADRPSRKTSRPMTGQPAVARPASGPGNEDAPRKPKTKLAGAWVEKPAGRKAATPRGLASAGRAAGSGRPTGQPGARPNRPAGSSKGPSSGTSRPKNTTRGTRGSARPGKRS; translated from the coding sequence ATGTCAACTCGGCTCAATAAATACATCAGTGAAAGCGGCTTCTGCTCCCGGCGGGAGGCCGACAAGTTTATCGAGCAGGGGCGCGTGTTCGTGAACGGCAAGCGGGCCGAGGTAGGCGTGCAAGTCGGTGCCCGCGACAAAGTGGTGGTGAACGGCCACGCCATTGAGCCGCGGGCCGAGGAAGACGCCGTGTACATTGCCTTCAACAAGCCGCCGGGGGTCACCAGCACCACCGAGCGTGGCGTGAAAGGCAATATCATCGACTACATCAAGCACAGCGTCCGCATCTTCCCCATCGGCCGCCTCGATAAGGAGTCGCAGGGGTTGATTCTGCTCACCAGCAACGGCGACATCGTCAACAAGATTCTGCGGGCCGGCAACCGGCACGAGAAGGAATACATTGTGATGGTGGACAAGCCCATCACCGACCAGTTTATCGAGGCCATGGCTAATGGCGTGTCGATTTTGGGCGTGATGACGCAGAAGTGCGAGGTGAAGAAGGAAACCAACTACATTTTCCGCATCACGCTCATCCAGGGCATGAACCGCCAGATTCGGCGCATGTGCGAAGCATTTGGCTACGAGGTGGTGCAGTTGGAGCGCATCCGGGTGATGAACATCAACATCAAAGGCATCGGTATCGGCGACTGGCGCGAGCTAACTGAAAAGGAGCTGAAGGAACTGTTTGGCATGATTGAGCACTCCAGTGGCACCGACGATGGCTCGGTCCCACGCCGCCGCAAAACCGTGTCCACCGCCGAGCAATGGGCCGACCGGCCATCGCGCAAAACCTCGCGCCCGATGACCGGCCAGCCCGCTGTGGCACGCCCGGCCTCTGGCCCAGGCAACGAGGACGCACCTCGTAAGCCTAAAACTAAACTAGCGGGGGCTTGGGTGGAGAAACCCGCGGGTCGTAAGGCGGCAACGCCCCGCGGCTTGGCTTCTGCAGGCCGCGCCGCAGGCTCCGGACGCCCCACCGGCCAGCCTGGCGCCCGGCCCAACCGCCCGGCCGGTTCATCTAAAGGTCCCTCAAGTGGCACCAGCCGACCCAAGAACACCACCCGCGGCACCCGCGGCAGCGCCCGACCTGGCAAACGCTCTTAA
- a CDS encoding proline iminopeptidase-family hydrolase: protein MPTLPSCKCVFLLLAGFFAAACSTQPKEDTAASPPTTYFQRTETGVQDGGVQMIPITTPKGTFNVWTKRFGNNLKMKVLLLNGGPGATHEYFECMENFLPQEGIEFIYYDQLGCGNSDNPKDTAMWSLPRYVEEVEQVRKALNLTNDNFYLLGHSWGGILAAEYAFKYQQNLKGLVISNMMMSCPEYGKYAEQVLAKQMKPEVLAEIRQIEARKDFQNPRYMELLMPNFYAEHVLRLPLDKWPEPVNRSFSKSNQSLYVTMQGPSEFGIAGKLTTWDRTPDLPKLSVPVLSIGGKYDTMDPEHMRRIASQVQNGTALICPNGSHMSFYDDQQTYMSGLTKWIVNVNKGEKKVAL from the coding sequence ATGCCAACTCTCCCCTCTTGTAAGTGCGTGTTCTTGCTTCTGGCCGGTTTCTTCGCGGCCGCCTGCTCCACCCAGCCTAAGGAAGATACAGCTGCCTCTCCCCCCACTACCTATTTTCAGCGCACAGAAACGGGCGTACAGGACGGTGGGGTGCAGATGATACCCATCACGACGCCCAAGGGTACGTTCAACGTCTGGACTAAGCGCTTCGGCAACAACCTCAAGATGAAGGTGCTGCTGCTCAACGGCGGGCCAGGCGCCACCCACGAGTACTTCGAGTGCATGGAAAACTTCCTGCCGCAGGAAGGCATAGAGTTCATCTATTACGACCAGCTTGGCTGCGGCAACTCCGACAATCCCAAGGACACGGCCATGTGGAGCTTGCCGCGCTACGTAGAGGAAGTGGAACAGGTACGCAAAGCCCTCAACCTCACCAACGACAACTTTTACCTACTCGGGCACAGTTGGGGCGGCATCTTGGCCGCCGAATACGCCTTCAAATATCAGCAGAACCTGAAGGGCCTCGTCATCAGCAATATGATGATGAGCTGCCCCGAGTACGGCAAGTACGCCGAGCAAGTGTTGGCCAAGCAGATGAAGCCCGAAGTACTAGCTGAAATCCGGCAGATTGAGGCCCGCAAAGACTTCCAGAATCCGCGCTACATGGAGTTGCTCATGCCCAACTTCTACGCCGAGCACGTCCTGCGTCTACCCCTCGATAAGTGGCCTGAGCCCGTCAACCGCTCGTTCAGCAAAAGCAACCAGTCGCTTTACGTGACCATGCAGGGTCCTAGTGAGTTCGGCATTGCCGGCAAGCTCACCACCTGGGACCGGACTCCTGACCTACCGAAACTCTCCGTACCCGTTCTTAGCATCGGCGGCAAGTACGACACTATGGACCCCGAGCACATGCGCCGCATTGCTAGTCAGGTGCAGAACGGCACCGCCCTCATCTGCCCCAACGGCAGCCACATGAGCTTCTACGACGACCAGCAGACCTATATGAGCGGGCTAACGAAGTGGATAGTGAACGTAAACAAGGGCGAAAAGAAGGTTGCGTTGTAA
- the bioD gene encoding dethiobiotin synthase has translation MEKLFITGIGTDVGKTLVSAILTEALQADYWKPVQAGLEPTTDAATVRSLVRNPVSKFWPERYQLQLPASPHAAAAAEGLELRATDFQLPATDNHLIVEGAGGLLVPLAPGLLIADLAQQFQLEVVVVSRNYLGSINHTLLTLEALQARGLRIRGLVFNGEPTPATEDFISAHTNVPLMPRLRQETEVSAAVVSEYAATFRAWFGL, from the coding sequence TTGGAAAAACTTTTCATCACCGGCATTGGCACGGATGTGGGCAAGACCCTGGTGTCAGCCATCTTGACGGAAGCATTACAGGCCGACTACTGGAAGCCTGTGCAAGCAGGCCTAGAGCCTACTACCGATGCGGCTACGGTGCGCAGCTTGGTACGGAATCCGGTTAGCAAATTCTGGCCCGAACGGTATCAACTGCAACTGCCAGCTTCGCCCCACGCCGCTGCCGCCGCTGAAGGCCTAGAACTCCGAGCCACTGATTTTCAGTTGCCTGCTACCGATAATCATCTGATTGTGGAAGGTGCAGGCGGGCTGCTGGTGCCGTTGGCGCCGGGCTTGCTCATAGCCGACTTGGCGCAGCAATTCCAGCTCGAGGTGGTGGTGGTGTCGCGCAACTATTTGGGCAGCATCAACCACACGCTGCTCACGTTGGAGGCATTGCAGGCACGCGGATTACGGATACGGGGCCTGGTGTTCAATGGGGAGCCCACACCGGCTACCGAAGACTTCATCAGTGCGCACACCAACGTTCCACTCATGCCCCGGCTACGGCAGGAAACAGAAGTATCGGCCGCTGTAGTGAGCGAATATGCGGCCACTTTCCGGGCGTGGTTCGGGCTGTAG
- the bioA gene encoding adenosylmethionine--8-amino-7-oxononanoate transaminase: MPTLAERDHAVLWHPYTQMQTAPLPVPIVRGEGSWLIAEDETRYLDGISSWWVNLHGHAHPHIATRVSAQLHTLEHVLFAGFTHPSAVELAEQLLQILPANQARVFYSDNGSTAVEVALKMVMQYFHNQGQPERRTFICFRDSYHGDTFGAMSVSGRGAFTAPFGAYLFDVEFIDVPVPGRETEVLAQLDAVVARPDVAGFIFEPLLLGTAGMITYSAEVLDELVRRCHRHGVLCIADEVMTGFGRTGPLFASEYLTEQPDIMCFSKGLTGGTMAMGLTTCTATIYEAFLSEDRLRTLFHGHSYTANPVACAAALASLELTRSADCTAHRTRIATAHAAFQQQLEGQPGIRAVRHLGTVLAVEYDPGEGTSYFSNLRDALYQLALSHHVVLRPLGNVVYLLPPYCTTNEELELLYRVLSQMRELVLTLTASSTHA, encoded by the coding sequence ATGCCTACTCTTGCCGAACGGGACCACGCCGTACTGTGGCACCCTTACACCCAAATGCAAACCGCGCCGCTGCCCGTGCCCATCGTGCGCGGTGAAGGCTCCTGGCTGATTGCGGAAGACGAAACCCGCTACCTCGACGGCATTTCGTCGTGGTGGGTGAACCTGCATGGCCATGCACACCCGCACATTGCGACGCGCGTAAGTGCCCAGCTGCACACCCTGGAGCACGTCTTGTTTGCGGGCTTCACGCACCCTTCGGCCGTGGAGCTGGCCGAGCAGCTGTTACAGATTCTTCCCGCCAACCAGGCCCGCGTGTTCTACTCCGACAACGGCTCGACGGCCGTGGAAGTGGCCCTGAAGATGGTGATGCAATACTTCCACAACCAGGGCCAGCCCGAGCGGCGCACGTTTATCTGCTTCCGCGACTCCTACCACGGCGACACCTTTGGGGCGATGTCGGTGAGCGGCCGGGGCGCGTTTACGGCACCCTTTGGCGCCTATTTGTTTGACGTAGAGTTTATTGATGTGCCCGTGCCAGGTCGCGAAACTGAAGTACTGGCACAGCTGGACGCCGTTGTGGCCCGGCCTGATGTAGCCGGTTTCATTTTCGAGCCGTTGCTGCTGGGCACCGCCGGCATGATTACGTATTCGGCGGAGGTGCTCGATGAACTAGTGCGCCGCTGTCACCGCCATGGCGTATTGTGCATTGCCGATGAGGTGATGACCGGCTTTGGTCGCACGGGGCCGCTGTTTGCCAGCGAGTACCTCACCGAGCAGCCTGATATCATGTGTTTCTCGAAGGGCCTAACGGGGGGCACAATGGCCATGGGCCTCACCACCTGCACGGCTACTATCTACGAGGCTTTTTTAAGCGAAGACCGGCTACGAACCCTGTTCCACGGCCACTCCTACACCGCTAATCCGGTGGCTTGCGCGGCGGCCTTGGCGAGCTTGGAGCTAACCCGTTCTGCCGACTGCACCGCCCACCGAACCCGCATTGCAACCGCCCACGCCGCTTTTCAACAGCAGCTAGAAGGCCAGCCGGGTATTCGGGCCGTACGCCACTTAGGCACTGTGCTGGCCGTAGAGTATGACCCCGGCGAAGGCACCAGCTACTTCAGCAACCTCCGCGACGCGCTGTACCAGCTAGCCCTCAGCCACCACGTGGTATTGCGCCCACTCGGCAATGTAGTGTACCTGCTCCCGCCCTATTGCACAACCAACGAGGAATTGGAACTGCTGTACCGCGTCTTGAGCCAGATGCG
- a CDS encoding MBL fold metallo-hydrolase, which yields MTRLLVALSVCLLIGLPAFAKAPNNLRACWNQQVRPLQNTYTSWRYQETLNKLEHSFQPWQATTYTGTGRIWSNARNFLKSDTLHQGTKTYFSQTHLTPTTLLFQDYGDKQLTRVTQGDFQEQPLQAARYEPSTLIQYFFAAKSTPEPESTRELVVYKATLHRTIVRLYIRTADNLLSKVTTLQDDDLFGDVHTTYTYENYAALGKLTYPKTVTISKINGKLTDKVMITAATLVSAAPTLLAPPVGYTLAPEVVAKPETSVEHYSPHLHLIGLPHTDDKVLLVEFDTFLLVAEAPLNSQNGELIIAEARKIAPRKPIRYFVAGHYHPHYLGGLRPFVHRGATILTTAADVPYVQYLAAAPHTLRPDSLQLQPKLLQTEEIQHVKTISDGKFEMQIHVIGSKSQHTNDYLIYYFPSEKLLFEDDLVWIARQGEIKKASPRQAGLYQAVQELGLQIDTILQSWPVKDYGVKTVIPFRDLEQSMQVK from the coding sequence ATGACCCGCTTGCTGGTAGCGCTAAGTGTATGCTTGCTTATAGGATTGCCGGCCTTTGCCAAGGCACCCAACAACCTGCGGGCCTGCTGGAACCAGCAAGTCAGGCCTTTGCAGAACACTTACACTTCGTGGCGCTATCAGGAAACACTGAACAAGCTGGAACACAGCTTTCAACCGTGGCAGGCAACTACCTACACCGGCACGGGCCGGATATGGAGCAACGCCCGCAACTTTCTGAAAAGTGACACGCTGCACCAGGGCACCAAAACGTATTTCTCCCAAACCCACCTCACGCCCACCACGCTGCTCTTCCAAGATTACGGCGACAAGCAGCTGACGCGCGTCACGCAGGGCGACTTCCAGGAACAGCCCTTACAGGCTGCGCGCTACGAGCCGAGTACGCTGATTCAGTATTTTTTCGCCGCGAAAAGCACTCCCGAACCGGAAAGCACGCGGGAGCTAGTCGTGTACAAAGCCACTCTGCACCGTACTATCGTTCGGCTCTATATCCGCACGGCCGACAACCTGCTGAGTAAGGTAACCACCCTGCAAGACGACGACCTATTCGGGGATGTGCACACCACGTACACCTATGAAAATTACGCTGCCCTTGGCAAACTGACGTATCCGAAAACCGTTACCATCAGCAAAATAAACGGCAAGCTGACCGACAAAGTCATGATTACGGCGGCTACTTTGGTGTCGGCGGCACCTACTTTGCTTGCGCCCCCAGTGGGCTACACCCTGGCACCGGAAGTGGTAGCAAAGCCGGAAACTAGCGTGGAGCACTATAGCCCGCACTTGCATTTGATTGGACTTCCACACACGGATGACAAGGTGTTGCTAGTGGAATTCGACACGTTTTTGCTGGTGGCGGAAGCGCCGTTGAACAGCCAAAACGGCGAGCTGATTATTGCGGAAGCGCGCAAAATTGCACCGCGCAAGCCCATCCGCTACTTCGTGGCGGGCCACTACCATCCGCATTACTTAGGTGGCTTGCGGCCCTTCGTGCACCGGGGCGCCACCATCTTAACCACCGCCGCCGACGTGCCTTACGTGCAGTACCTGGCCGCCGCCCCCCACACCCTGCGGCCCGACAGTCTGCAACTGCAGCCCAAACTCCTGCAAACCGAGGAAATACAACACGTAAAGACTATTTCTGATGGGAAGTTCGAGATGCAGATTCACGTGATTGGCAGCAAGTCGCAGCACACCAACGACTACCTGATCTACTACTTCCCCAGCGAAAAACTATTGTTTGAAGACGACCTCGTGTGGATAGCTCGGCAGGGCGAAATCAAGAAAGCCAGCCCCCGGCAAGCGGGCTTATACCAGGCCGTGCAGGAGTTGGGTTTGCAAATTGATACCATTCTGCAGTCGTGGCCAGTGAAAGACTACGGAGTGAAAACGGTTATTCCGTTTCGTGACCTAGAGCAGTCGATGCAAGTGAAGTAG
- the bioB gene encoding biotin synthase BioB yields the protein MQLRTNWTLEEVNAIYHQPVLELVTQAAAIHAQTQATGEVQVCTLLSVKTGGCPEDCAYCPQAARYHTGVQAHKLLPDAEVLASAQRAKDSGSTRFCMGAAWREIRDNRDFDRVLGMVEQVNGLGLEVCCTLGMLNEYQAERLKQAGLYAYNHNLDTSREHYDDIITTRTYDDRLNTLEHVRKAGISVCSGGIIGLGETDEDRVAMLHTLATLPAHPESVPVNALVPVAGTPLADQPRVSVWEMLRMIATARILMPHTMVRLSAGRQEMPVTEQALCFLAGANSIFSGEKLLTTPNPDFDADKQMFALLGLKPRKSFKDVPEGAVVLGKEVPVGA from the coding sequence ATGCAGCTCCGTACCAACTGGACCCTCGAAGAAGTAAACGCCATTTATCACCAGCCCGTGCTGGAACTCGTGACGCAGGCCGCCGCTATTCATGCCCAAACCCAAGCCACTGGCGAAGTGCAGGTGTGCACCCTGCTGAGCGTGAAAACCGGCGGCTGCCCCGAAGACTGCGCCTATTGCCCCCAAGCCGCCCGCTACCATACCGGCGTGCAGGCGCACAAACTCCTCCCTGATGCTGAAGTGCTGGCCTCGGCCCAACGCGCCAAAGATTCGGGAAGCACCCGCTTCTGCATGGGCGCCGCGTGGCGTGAAATCCGCGACAACCGGGACTTCGACCGGGTGCTGGGCATGGTGGAGCAGGTGAACGGCCTCGGCCTGGAAGTGTGCTGCACCTTGGGCATGCTCAATGAGTACCAGGCCGAGCGCCTCAAGCAAGCCGGCCTCTACGCCTACAATCACAACCTCGACACCAGCCGCGAGCATTACGACGACATCATCACCACCCGCACCTACGATGACCGGCTGAACACGCTGGAGCACGTACGCAAAGCGGGTATTTCGGTGTGCTCCGGCGGTATCATCGGCCTCGGCGAAACCGACGAGGACCGGGTAGCCATGCTGCATACCCTGGCCACCCTCCCTGCTCACCCCGAGTCGGTGCCCGTGAATGCGCTGGTGCCCGTAGCGGGTACTCCTCTCGCCGACCAACCCCGCGTGAGCGTGTGGGAAATGCTGCGCATGATTGCCACAGCTCGTATTCTGATGCCGCACACCATGGTGCGCCTCTCCGCTGGCCGCCAGGAAATGCCCGTCACGGAGCAGGCCCTCTGCTTCCTAGCCGGCGCCAATTCCATCTTCAGCGGCGAAAAGCTGCTCACCACGCCCAACCCCGATTTCGACGCCGACAAGCAGATGTTTGCGCTGCTGGGGTTGAAGCCCCGCAAGTCGTTTAAAGACGTGCCGGAAGGAGCAGTGGTATTAGGCAAAGAGGTTCCCGTAGGCGCGTAG